The DNA window CCCAGACGAAACGCATCCCGCACAGGATCCGGCACCGCTTGATGGGCCCGATGCAGCGAGCGCGCCCTATGGCAACAAGAAGGTCCGCTGCGAGCAAATCGTCCAGGCGGCCTTTGGCAGTGGCGCGACCATCGTGCGACCCGGTCTGATTGTGGGCCCTGGTGATCTCACCGACCGTTTCACCTACTGGCCGGTGCGCATCGAGAAGGGCGGCGAGATTCTTGCGCCGGGCAAACCCGATGATCCGGCGCAGTGGATCGATGCTCGTGATCTCACCGAATGGATGGTGCGACTGGGTGAGTCGCGCACGGGCGGTGTGTTCAACGCCGTGGGACCACGGACGGTGTGCGGCATTGGGGAGTTGCTCTACGGCATCAAGGCCTGCTACGCCAACGACGCGCAGTTCACCTGGGTGCCGGAGGCTTTCCTTACCGCCAACAAGGTGCGGTCGTGGGCTGAGATGCCGGTGTGGAGTTTCACGGGAGCGAGCACGGTGGCCTTCAGTACGTCGGTTATCGAGAAGGCCAAGGCGGCGGGACTCACCTTCCGTCCGCTGGCCACCACCGTGCGCGATGCCATGACCTGGTATCACGCGCGTCCTGCGGCCGAGCAGGAGCGACTGCGCGCGGGCATCGCCCCTGAGCGTGAGAAGGAAGTGCTGGCCGCGTGGCATGCCTCCCGCCGCGGGGCGCCGTGACCGGTCAGGCTTCACCCGTATCACGTCTGCTCAATCGGCTTGGCAGCATCGAACCCGGCGAGGAGCGCGCCACCGCCCTCGCCGCAGGTTACTTCTTCTGCGCACTGGCCAGCTATTTCATTCTGCGTGCGGTGCGTGACGCGGCCGGTGTGGCTGCCGGCACCGGCCAGTTGCCCTGGCTGTTCACCGGCACACTGATCACGACGCTGATCATGAATCCGGTGTACGCGCGCATCGTGTCGCGTGTTCCGGTGCGTCGCTTCATCCCCATTGTGTATCGGCTGTTCATTGCGCTGCTGCTCACATTTGCGGCCATCATCAAGTACGGGCCGGCGTCGTGGGAGCCGTATCTCGGGCCGTCCTTCTGGATTCTCACGAGCATCTACAGCCTGTTCATCCCCTCGGTGTTCTGGGGGTTCATGGCCGACACGTTTCATCCGGAGCAATCCAAGCGGCTCTTCGGGTTCATCAGTGTCGGTGGCACACTCGGTGCGCTCGCGGGCGCCTTCCTCACCTCGCAACTGGCCGAGCGCGTGGGCACGCCGGTGCTCATGCTCATGAGCGTGGTGTTGCTGGAGTGCGCGGTGCAGGCATCGCGACGATTTCCCCCCAGCTTTCGCGCCGATACACGTGCACGCGATGACGCGGATGAGCCGGTGGGTGGTTCGTCGTTCGCGGGCATCACGCATGTGCTGCGTTCGCCCTATCTGCTGGGCATTTGTCTGTACATGCTGATGTTCACCATCGGCACCACGGTGCTGTACTTCCAGCAGGCGGAGATCGTGGGGGCGCGCTACGCTGACCGGGAGTCGCGGACCGCGTTTCTGGCCACCATCGATATGGCCGTGCAGACGCTCACCATTCTGGCGCAGCTCTTTGTCACGGGCCGCGTGATCAAGTGGATTGGGGTGGGGCTCACCCTGGCCATCATGCCGGTGCTGAGTCTTGTGGGTTTCACGGCGCTTGGTACCTGGGGCACGCTGGCGGTGTTCGTGCTGTTTCAGGTGACACGACGCGCTGGCGAATACGCGTTCGGCCGTCCGGCGCGCGAGGTGCTGTTCACCGTCGTCTCACCCGAAGACAAGTACAAGGCCAAGAACTTCATTGACCTGTTTGTCTATCGCGGTGGTGATCAGATCGGGGCCTGGACCTACGCGGGCCTTACTGCCGCGGGACTCGCGGTGAGCAGCATTTCGTTGCTGGCCGCGCCGCTCAGTGCGGTGTGGCTGGTGGTGGCTATCTGGCTTGGGCGCGAGCAGGCGAGGCGGCAGCAGCAGGACGGTCTCGCCTGAGATCGCAGTCGGCCTAGTTGCGCCTCGCCGCACTGTCTGCCCATACGCGCAGCGGTGCATCGGCGCCGCGCCAACTGCGTTGCACCACGCGCCAGTGCACCAGAGCACTGTCACGCTGACCGGCACCTTCAAAGGCGCGTGCCAGCAGCACGCGTGACGTGGTGAAGTCGGCCACACTCGAGCGCAAATCGAATGGCGCGCGCAGTGCCCCGCGCGCGACGGGAATGGCCTCGGCATAGCGCCCACGCGCCAACAGCAAGCGCGCGAGATCAGCGTTGAGTCGTGGGAGACCAAACGCTGGCCAGTACATGGCCTGCTGCAGCGTGACAATGGCGCCGGCGGTGTCGCCGGCAGCGGCCAGTGCCATGCCGCGCGCCCACATGGCGGTGCGAGGATCCCGTCGTGTTGGCGCGCGCGTGCTCCACGCCTCCGAGGAGTCGGCCCAGCGCTTCGCCACATCGGCGCGCTGCGCGGCTGCGGCCACGCTGGCTGCCACGGCCCAGCGCTGCACATGGAGGCGAGCGTCCTGACCCGGATCGGCATCGCCCGCGGAGAATCGCGACAGCGAATCCCAGAGTGCCATGGAGCGGTTTCCATCGCCGCGCTGCTGCCACATGACCGCGCGTCGCCAATCGACCACACGGCCGACATTGTCACCGCGCTGCGCGCGTGGCACGGGACGCAGCCATTCCTGCGCGAGTCGCTCGGCGTCCGAAAGCCGTCCCTGCAGGTGCCGAAGAATGATGCGCAGGTCCATTACCGAACCCGTCGCAGCACCGCGGCGTGCCGCGTCGTCCAACGCGCGTTCTGCATCGTCCAGCTGCCCTGCATGCAGATGCACCACCACGGGGAAGAGCACATTGGCTGTTCCACCGTCTCCTGTGAGACGCGTAGCCCGCTGGTTGGCCTCAATGGCTTCACTCACCCGGTCCATGTGCAGCAGAAATGCGGCCAGCACGGTCCAGGCTCGCGCCGACTCCGGTTGTGCGCCCACCCATTCGCGCGCCGCCCGTTCCGCCGCACTGGCGCTGTCCAGCGACTGATACGCAAACACCAGCGACTCCATCGCATCACAGGCACGGCAGTACGGCGTGGCACTGCCCGACAGCGAATCCAGTGCGAGTACGCGCTTGAGCGACACGATCGCCGCCGGCGAATCGCCGTCCTGCAGGCGTGCCACCGCCTGATAGTACGCGCCGTCGGGTTCACCGGGATAGCGAATGGCCAGCGTGTCGGCGAGCGCCTGCAACTCGGGACGTGCGGTGGTGAACGCCCAATACGCCGTGATCATGAGCCGGTCGCGATCGCTGGCGCCACGGGCAAGGCGCACCACCCGCGCCAGCACTTCGTTGGGCTGGAAGACGCCTCGCAACGCCCGCGTCTGATACAGCTTGAACGCCGCCATGGCAAACAGCGAGTCCTCCTTCACCGCTGCCGACAGCAGTTGTTCGGCCGATGCCAGATCACTGCGCGAGAAAGCGCGCAGTCCCTCCTCATAGAATCGGTACGCCACGAGCGAGCGCGTGGGCATGCTGCTCGAATCACCCGCCAGACTCGGGCGACCGACAGCGCGCGCCAGTTCAGTGGTGGCCGAGGTCACCAGCGCAAAGAGATCATCGCCCTCAAAGCGCCACGCGCCGACAATGGCACCATTGTCCACCGACACGCGGCGCAGATCGAGCAGCATGCGTCCGTTGCCGAGGGGTTGAATGCCGCCCTCCAGCAGATCGGTTGCCCCCGCTTGATGCGCCGCTTCCCGCGAGACGTCGCGCGATTCACTGCCGCCAATGCGCGCATGGATCTCCAGCATGCGTGCGTTGCTCAGCACCTGCAGACCGTCAATGCGCGCCAGCGAGGTGGCCAGCAGATCGGTGAGTGCGCCGGCCGGTGCCGCCGGCTGCTCGCGGAAGTCCATGATGCGACCCACGGCAAAGAGTCGCAGCGAGTCGGCGGCTACTCCACTGCGCCGATGATGCAAATAGTCACGTACCTGAAACGCCGCTGCCACGACAGCAACCATGAGCACCACCAGCAACGCCAGCGAGCCACGACTGATGGCGAAGCTGCTCGCGCGCCATCCCTGGGAAGGAAGCGAGGCGTATTCGTTCGGTTGCGCTTCCGTGGGTCCAGCGACTGCGGTATCGGCAATGGTAGTATCAGGCCCCGACCCCGACCCCGACCCCGACTCCGACTCCGACTGCAGTACCTGCTCCTTGGCACCCGACACCACGGCTTCCGGCGCAATGGCTTCCTGCTGTTCGGCTATCGCAGTTTGCTTTTCTTTGAGTTGCTTTGCGTACGCCACCACCTCCCGATCCGGCGGCAGCTCCAACTCATCCTGGATGAGCGCCTCGTGAATGGCCGCCTGACGAATGGCCGTTGTCACATCGCCGTGCGCCACCAGGGCACGCATGAGCGCGAGCGTCGCACGTGAGTCGAGCGGATCCACCGCGGCCGCCTTGCGTCGCCACTGCACCGCATCGCCCGTACGCCCTGCACGCTCGGCTGCCTCTGACAACGCTTCCAGCGCGCGCAGATAGTCCCGCTCGAGAACCCGTCGCTCTTCTTCGGCCCAGCGCTCGAACGCCGGCGCACCGGCGAGATGAAACCCGCCGAGAAAGGGGCCCGTGTACAACGCCACCGCGTCGGCATGACGTCCCTGCTTCAGGTGCTCCGCGAACAGTCCCACGTCGTGCGGCAGCAACTCGCCATCGAGCTTGAGATCCTGCGTGCCGGTGATGACTGACTCGTCGCCGAGATCACGGCGCAGCGCATACAGCGCCTGCGCGAGCGCCTTGCGCCGACGCTCCTCGTCGGCTTCATCGGGCCAGAACAATTGCAGCAAACGGGTGCGCGACACGCCGCGGTCGCCCGCACGCGCCAGCACTGCCAGCAACGCCAGCCGCCGCTGCTGCGTGGCCGCGCCGCGCACCTCGCCTTCGTCGGATACCACGGCGCATCCGCCGAACGTGATGAATCGATACATGCCAATGGGTGGACGGGAGGTCGGGTGCTCGATGGCCCGACGGCTGTCCCATTCTCGTCTGGCGAACGCGGCAACGGAAGTCACCAGACCGGATGATTCCACCAGCACCTCGTGGGCCACGTCATTCATTCGGCCGCGGGACTCCGCGGGGCGTCCCGCGCCACCCGCGGCCAAACCCGTTGCAACAACGCCGCGCGCACCTCCATCGCGCCCAGTACCGCGGGCGGCGTGCGCTCGGGCAGTACGTCACGACAGGCCCAGCCCAGCGCCTCCATGGCCAGTCGCTGCGTGGCCTCGTCCACCCCGCTGGCCTGACCCCAGCGTGCGATGCCCACCGCCAGCGCCACACACATCGGGTCTTCAGGCTCGGCGCGAAGCAGCGTTACCAGCTTGTCGAACCAGGCCTGCCACCAGAGTTCGTCCTGCGGCAGCGCCACCGGCCGCACCAGCACGTCCTGCAGGGCCCACATGCGCGCACTGAACGCCGCGCACATGGGACCCGACAGGCTGTCCAGCCCTTCGCAGAGCCATTCACATTGGGCTTGAATGGACGACGTGGCATCGAGCTCCGCAGACATCTCAGGCCACACGGGCCGAATTGCCCGCTGCATCGCCCGCTGCCACCATGACGCCGGCCAGCGTTGTGTAGGCCGCTGCCCAGGCTTCACGCGCCGCTGGCGTGAAGTGCGCACCCAGCACCTCGGCAAAGGTCTCGAGCAGCGCCTGACCCACCACGTCGTAGTGCCAAGCCTCCACCCCGTATCCCGCGTGTCGCGCACCCAGCGCCTCGAGTGCGGGCACCAAACGTGGCAGCTCATCGAGACTCTTCACCACCACGGCCAGGGTCTGGCCAAGCTTTTCCGCCTGACCCGACAGGTCTCCGGCCGGAAACAGGGGCCGCAGGGCCGGGGCCAACGTGAACAATCGGTCGTAGAACAGCGGGGCCACCGCATCGGTGGTGGCCCCCATCAGGTTCCAGGTCGACCGGATCGTGGCGATCTGGTCGGCGGTCATCAGCGTTCCTTGTTGGTCGGCGTGAGACGCGCCACCAGCGACTCCAGCTGCGCCAACCGCTCGGCCATCTGCGCATTCTCCGCCCGCAGCGCCTGCGTCTCCGCCTTGAGCTGCTTCGTCCGGGTCTCGAGCGCCTTCACACCCGCCATGGCGACGCCATCGATATCCACCGTGCCAATGGCCGTTTCACTGTCGCCGAGACCAAACGCCTTACGGAAGGCCTGCGCCGTGGGGCCCATGTGCCGCACCGTGCTGTCCTCGGCCGTGTAGCGCCAGGTGTAGACAGGCAGCGACGCCAGCTTGCTCAGCACCTGCTCGCCGTCGACGGCACGGAAGTCGGACTTCTTGGTGGAATCGGAGGTGTTCGTCCAAGTGCCGCCGGTGCTGAGGTAGGCGCCGGTGCCGGTGTCGAGATAGCGACCAATGGGATTTGCGCCTGTCGGCGTGCCAGTTCCGAAGAAGATACGATCGGCTCGTACAACAAAATGTCCATTCTGTCGCGCAAACACAGGTGCACCGTCGCCGTACCCTGCGTCGATGACCACCGAGCTCGTGAAATTGTTGGTGTGGGCGAAACGACCGATCGCCACGCTGTGGTCACCCGATGCCACGCCTCGAATGCCAACCGAAAACTGACCAGACGCCAACCCGCCGAGTGAAATCCCATAAAGGCCGGTGGCGTCCCCGCTCAGGGAAATTGCGCCGGTGCCGCTGGCCGTGCCTTTCAGTGCCATGCTGCTCGGACCGGTCGCAGTGCCGTCGATGGTTATGGACTTTTCGCCTGAGGCCACCCCAGTCCCAAGAGCCAGTGAGTTGTCGCCCGTCGCTTGCGCGGTATTCCCCATGGCGATTGAGTTCACGCCGCTCGCCAGTGTCTCTACGCCGATGGAGGTCGCATAGCCGTTGGTGGCTTTCGCTACAGTCCCGGCCGCGAATGACGCATACCCTGAGGCTTCCGACTGATCACCAAAGGCCGTCGAGAAGGAGCCAATCTTGTTGTAAGCCCAGCCGCCAATGGTGTTCATGCCGGCGCGGAATGCGCCACGCTCACCAAGCCAGACGAGACCAGTTGATGAACCCGAGAATGTCGGGAGTGGCGTCGCTGCGCCGCCGTACTGAGACAGCACCGTGAACCCCTGCGCGCTCCGGTTCCCATTGGCCAGCAGATACTGCGTGTGATCATCATTGCCCAAACCCGTCAGCGCCCCGTGGGCGCTCACGCCAGCACCGCCGCCACCGCCCGCGCCATCCGTCCAGCTGAACGCCACATGCGTGGGCTGCAGGCAATTCTGCGGCGTGCTCGGCGCCTTGATGCGATACACCGTGCCCGACGCCGGCACGTAGCAGGCATGGAAGACCGTCTGTGCGCCGGCCGACTGCGGCGCGCCGAGCGTCACGGCCAGGGC is part of the Gemmatimonas sp. UBA7669 genome and encodes:
- a CDS encoding NAD-dependent epimerase/dehydratase family protein, translating into MKILVLGGTGYIGPHLVNHALERGHEVTLFNRGRTRPGLFPKAEQLIGDRNAPGGHDVLKGRQWDVVYDLPATNPQWVLGATAVLKGNAKQYVYVSSTAAYKDFSRSFPDETHPAQDPAPLDGPDAASAPYGNKKVRCEQIVQAAFGSGATIVRPGLIVGPGDLTDRFTYWPVRIEKGGEILAPGKPDDPAQWIDARDLTEWMVRLGESRTGGVFNAVGPRTVCGIGELLYGIKACYANDAQFTWVPEAFLTANKVRSWAEMPVWSFTGASTVAFSTSVIEKAKAAGLTFRPLATTVRDAMTWYHARPAAEQERLRAGIAPEREKEVLAAWHASRRGAP
- a CDS encoding NTP/NDP exchange transporter, which produces MTGQASPVSRLLNRLGSIEPGEERATALAAGYFFCALASYFILRAVRDAAGVAAGTGQLPWLFTGTLITTLIMNPVYARIVSRVPVRRFIPIVYRLFIALLLTFAAIIKYGPASWEPYLGPSFWILTSIYSLFIPSVFWGFMADTFHPEQSKRLFGFISVGGTLGALAGAFLTSQLAERVGTPVLMLMSVVLLECAVQASRRFPPSFRADTRARDDADEPVGGSSFAGITHVLRSPYLLGICLYMLMFTIGTTVLYFQQAEIVGARYADRESRTAFLATIDMAVQTLTILAQLFVTGRVIKWIGVGLTLAIMPVLSLVGFTALGTWGTLAVFVLFQVTRRAGEYAFGRPAREVLFTVVSPEDKYKAKNFIDLFVYRGGDQIGAWTYAGLTAAGLAVSSISLLAAPLSAVWLVVAIWLGREQARRQQQDGLA
- a CDS encoding BTAD domain-containing putative transcriptional regulator; this encodes MNDVAHEVLVESSGLVTSVAAFARREWDSRRAIEHPTSRPPIGMYRFITFGGCAVVSDEGEVRGAATQQRRLALLAVLARAGDRGVSRTRLLQLFWPDEADEERRRKALAQALYALRRDLGDESVITGTQDLKLDGELLPHDVGLFAEHLKQGRHADAVALYTGPFLGGFHLAGAPAFERWAEEERRVLERDYLRALEALSEAAERAGRTGDAVQWRRKAAAVDPLDSRATLALMRALVAHGDVTTAIRQAAIHEALIQDELELPPDREVVAYAKQLKEKQTAIAEQQEAIAPEAVVSGAKEQVLQSESESGSGSGSGPDTTIADTAVAGPTEAQPNEYASLPSQGWRASSFAISRGSLALLVVLMVAVVAAAFQVRDYLHHRRSGVAADSLRLFAVGRIMDFREQPAAPAGALTDLLATSLARIDGLQVLSNARMLEIHARIGGSESRDVSREAAHQAGATDLLEGGIQPLGNGRMLLDLRRVSVDNGAIVGAWRFEGDDLFALVTSATTELARAVGRPSLAGDSSSMPTRSLVAYRFYEEGLRAFSRSDLASAEQLLSAAVKEDSLFAMAAFKLYQTRALRGVFQPNEVLARVVRLARGASDRDRLMITAYWAFTTARPELQALADTLAIRYPGEPDGAYYQAVARLQDGDSPAAIVSLKRVLALDSLSGSATPYCRACDAMESLVFAYQSLDSASAAERAAREWVGAQPESARAWTVLAAFLLHMDRVSEAIEANQRATRLTGDGGTANVLFPVVVHLHAGQLDDAERALDDAARRGAATGSVMDLRIILRHLQGRLSDAERLAQEWLRPVPRAQRGDNVGRVVDWRRAVMWQQRGDGNRSMALWDSLSRFSAGDADPGQDARLHVQRWAVAASVAAAAQRADVAKRWADSSEAWSTRAPTRRDPRTAMWARGMALAAAGDTAGAIVTLQQAMYWPAFGLPRLNADLARLLLARGRYAEAIPVARGALRAPFDLRSSVADFTTSRVLLARAFEGAGQRDSALVHWRVVQRSWRGADAPLRVWADSAARRN
- a CDS encoding globin domain-containing protein; protein product: MTADQIATIRSTWNLMGATTDAVAPLFYDRLFTLAPALRPLFPAGDLSGQAEKLGQTLAVVVKSLDELPRLVPALEALGARHAGYGVEAWHYDVVGQALLETFAEVLGAHFTPAAREAWAAAYTTLAGVMVAAGDAAGNSARVA
- a CDS encoding tail fiber domain-containing protein codes for the protein MSASHIPAAPRRRGPFLSTLAAATAALAVTLGAPQSAGAQTVFHACYVPASGTVYRIKAPSTPQNCLQPTHVAFSWTDGAGGGGGAGVSAHGALTGLGNDDHTQYLLANGNRSAQGFTVLSQYGGAATPLPTFSGSSTGLVWLGERGAFRAGMNTIGGWAYNKIGSFSTAFGDQSEASGYASFAAGTVAKATNGYATSIGVETLASGVNSIAMGNTAQATGDNSLALGTGVASGEKSITIDGTATGPSSMALKGTASGTGAISLSGDATGLYGISLGGLASGQFSVGIRGVASGDHSVAIGRFAHTNNFTSSVVIDAGYGDGAPVFARQNGHFVVRADRIFFGTGTPTGANPIGRYLDTGTGAYLSTGGTWTNTSDSTKKSDFRAVDGEQVLSKLASLPVYTWRYTAEDSTVRHMGPTAQAFRKAFGLGDSETAIGTVDIDGVAMAGVKALETRTKQLKAETQALRAENAQMAERLAQLESLVARLTPTNKER